From Candidatus Rubrimentiphilum sp., one genomic window encodes:
- a CDS encoding 4Fe-4S dicluster domain-containing protein has product MSDFIDLTSEQDRMGFFTDTTLCIGCKACEVACKEWNRLPADGYEFTGESYDNTKELNGETWRHVAFIEQFDKRADTGRWLMESDVCKHCTQAGCLDVCPTGAIIRTEFGTVFIQPDICNGCGYCVVACPFGVIGEKHETNTMAKCTLCYDRLKTGEQPACAKACPTESIQFGAVDELRERAEKRLENVQQRFDGAQLYLNDPNDGIGGGGSIFLLLDKPEVYGLPPDPIVPTRDLPERWRTAGIAAALLFGAVALCASIRK; this is encoded by the coding sequence GTGAGCGACTTCATCGATCTGACTTCGGAACAAGATCGCATGGGATTCTTTACCGACACGACGCTCTGCATCGGCTGCAAAGCCTGCGAGGTTGCGTGCAAAGAGTGGAACCGCTTGCCCGCAGACGGTTACGAATTCACCGGCGAGTCGTACGACAACACCAAAGAACTGAACGGCGAAACCTGGCGGCACGTAGCGTTCATCGAGCAGTTCGATAAACGAGCGGATACGGGGCGCTGGCTGATGGAGTCCGACGTCTGCAAGCATTGCACGCAGGCGGGTTGCTTGGACGTCTGCCCTACGGGCGCGATCATTCGCACCGAGTTCGGCACGGTTTTCATTCAACCGGACATTTGCAACGGATGCGGCTACTGCGTGGTGGCCTGTCCGTTCGGTGTGATCGGCGAAAAGCACGAAACCAACACGATGGCCAAATGCACGCTGTGCTACGACCGTCTCAAAACCGGCGAACAACCGGCGTGCGCGAAAGCGTGTCCTACCGAATCGATCCAGTTCGGCGCAGTCGACGAATTACGTGAACGCGCCGAAAAGCGCTTGGAGAACGTCCAACAGCGATTCGACGGCGCGCAGCTCTACCTCAATGATCCGAACGATGGAATCGGAGGCGGCGGTTCGATCTTCTTACTGCTCGATAAACCCGAGGTCTACGGACTGCCGCCGGATCCGATCGTGCCGACGCGCGACTTGCCCGAGCGCTGGCGAACTGCCGGAATCGCTGCCGCACTTCTGTTTGGCGCCGTCGCACTTTGCGCGAGCATACGCAAATGA
- the nrfD gene encoding NrfD/PsrC family molybdoenzyme membrane anchor subunit, translating into MSENGYYGRPVVKPPAWTDLIPLYFFAGGMAGTAATLGVAERIAGNERLARTMILGAAAGTALSTYCLIADLRRPERFLNMVKHFNPTSPMSVGVYIFSAFTGSVFFAAGSELTGVAKPAGRFFATIAGLIGPMMSVYTSVLVGNTVMPAWHLPRTTLPALFAATSASSAGAWGMLFGPARKSGSARRLAMLGGTATVAALQAVYQELGPVQVEPYKKGEAGALARTARILNIGGMVCASFAKKSDTLGRVAGALLLAGGLAERFAVYRAGCASAKDPKYTIAAQAK; encoded by the coding sequence ATGAGCGAGAACGGGTACTACGGACGGCCTGTCGTCAAACCGCCGGCTTGGACCGACTTGATTCCCCTGTATTTTTTCGCGGGTGGCATGGCGGGAACGGCGGCCACGCTCGGCGTGGCCGAGCGAATTGCGGGAAACGAACGTTTGGCGCGCACGATGATCCTCGGAGCAGCTGCCGGTACGGCTCTCAGCACCTATTGCCTGATCGCGGATCTCAGAAGACCCGAACGCTTCCTTAATATGGTGAAGCACTTCAACCCGACGTCGCCGATGAGCGTCGGCGTTTACATTTTTTCCGCGTTTACGGGTTCGGTGTTCTTCGCCGCCGGGTCGGAGCTCACCGGCGTCGCGAAACCCGCCGGCCGATTTTTCGCAACGATCGCCGGACTGATTGGCCCAATGATGTCGGTCTACACCTCGGTGCTTGTCGGCAACACGGTCATGCCCGCGTGGCATTTGCCGCGTACGACATTGCCCGCGCTCTTCGCAGCCACTTCGGCTTCGAGCGCGGGCGCATGGGGAATGCTTTTCGGACCGGCGCGCAAGAGCGGGTCGGCGCGGCGTCTTGCCATGCTAGGCGGGACGGCAACGGTCGCTGCGTTACAAGCCGTGTATCAGGAGCTTGGGCCCGTGCAAGTCGAGCCGTACAAAAAAGGCGAAGCCGGCGCGCTTGCCCGCACCGCTCGCATACTTAACATCGGTGGAATGGTGTGCGCAAGTTTTGCGAAGAAGTCCGATACGCTCGGTCGCGTTGCCGGAGCTCTACTGCTCGCGGGCGGTTTAGCGGAACGGTTTGCAGTCTATCGCGCCGGCTGCGCTTCCGCTAAAGATCCGAAATATACTATTGCAGCTCAGGCTAAGTGA
- the trpS gene encoding tryptophan--tRNA ligase — MTTATTKRPRVMSGMRPTGNLHLGHYVGVLTQWVKYCDTADAFFEIADLHALTTGFEDPQAIRDARNEMVVDWLAAGVDPKKSTLYLQSGIPEISELETLLGMITPISWLERVPTYKGQIAEIGPEIATYGFLGYPLLQLCDIAIFHGELVPVGKDQVAHLEFAREVVRRFNYLYGGGEEILVEPKAMLSNFPDVPGTDGRKMSKSYNNVILLSDDDAATTEKVRGMLTDPQKIRRNDPGRPEICPVFSLWKFVKPQHTAIVERDCRSGALGCVQDKGDLAEALNEFLKPLRERRKLFAADKAYVEGIIAEGTARARGLAAKTLADVKRAMKLT; from the coding sequence ATGACGACCGCTACCACCAAGCGTCCCCGTGTTATGTCCGGCATGCGCCCGACGGGAAATTTGCATCTCGGACACTACGTCGGCGTGCTGACGCAGTGGGTGAAGTATTGCGACACAGCCGATGCCTTCTTTGAAATCGCGGATTTGCACGCGCTGACGACCGGATTCGAAGATCCGCAGGCGATTCGTGATGCGCGCAACGAGATGGTGGTGGACTGGCTGGCCGCCGGCGTCGATCCAAAAAAATCCACGCTCTATTTGCAGTCCGGCATTCCCGAGATATCCGAGCTCGAGACGCTGCTCGGCATGATCACGCCGATTTCGTGGCTCGAACGGGTGCCGACGTACAAAGGACAGATCGCGGAGATCGGGCCGGAGATCGCGACCTACGGGTTTTTGGGCTATCCGCTGCTGCAACTCTGCGACATTGCGATCTTCCACGGCGAGCTCGTGCCCGTCGGCAAAGACCAAGTTGCGCACCTTGAGTTCGCGCGCGAGGTCGTGCGCCGCTTCAACTATCTCTACGGCGGCGGCGAGGAGATTCTGGTCGAGCCCAAAGCCATGCTGTCGAACTTCCCCGACGTTCCGGGCACGGACGGGCGCAAAATGAGCAAGTCCTATAACAACGTGATTTTGCTCAGTGACGACGACGCGGCCACGACCGAAAAAGTTCGCGGCATGCTGACCGATCCGCAAAAAATTCGCCGCAACGATCCCGGCCGCCCGGAGATTTGTCCGGTGTTTTCGCTATGGAAGTTCGTCAAGCCGCAGCACACGGCGATCGTCGAACGCGACTGCCGCTCCGGTGCATTGGGCTGCGTTCAGGACAAAGGCGACCTCGCCGAAGCGCTCAACGAATTCCTGAAGCCATTACGCGAACGGCGCAAGCTGTTTGCTGCCGATAAAGCGTACGTTGAGGGCATCATTGCCGAAGGCACGGCGCGCGCCCGGGGACTCGCCGCGAAAACGCTGGCGGATGTGAAGCGCGCAATGAAGCTCACTTAG